One segment of Chloroflexota bacterium DNA contains the following:
- the guaB gene encoding IMP dehydrogenase has translation MNEELFTVHEALTFDDLLIMPYYTEVLPDQTDVRTRLAADIHLNIPLVSAAMDTVTEAPMAIGLSREGGIGIIHRNMSIEAQADEVDKVKRSESGMITDPITLPPTASLQAAEDIMNKFRISGVPITENRDGHKRLVGILTNRDIRFVEPDDLSHPVSEFMTSTNLVTARVGTTLEEAKQILQSRRIEKLPLVDGDGNLMGLITVKDIQKKREYPNAAKDRRGRLLCGAAVGVGPELEKRVEALVAKGVDVVVVDTAHGHSLGVVRAIERIKAHWPSLPVIAGNVISAEGAEALITAGADAIKVGVGAGSICTTRIISGAGMPQMSAIFESSRVARRKDIPIVGDGGVKFSGDIVKAIVAGANTVMLGSLLGGLDESPGEIVLYEGRRFKEYRGMGSLGAMQGFGKDRYGSGQGSGKLVPEGVEGRVPYKGSLRDVVYQLVGGLRSGMGYAGAASLADLQTKTRLRRITNAGLIESHPHDIVITRESPNYQRTT, from the coding sequence ATGAACGAAGAACTGTTTACGGTCCACGAGGCGTTGACGTTCGACGACCTGCTGATCATGCCGTACTATACCGAAGTGCTGCCCGATCAGACCGATGTGCGCACGCGGCTCGCCGCCGACATCCACCTGAATATCCCGCTCGTGTCCGCCGCCATGGACACCGTCACCGAAGCGCCGATGGCGATCGGCCTGTCGCGCGAGGGCGGCATCGGCATTATTCACCGCAACATGTCGATCGAGGCGCAGGCCGATGAGGTCGACAAGGTCAAGCGCTCGGAGTCGGGCATGATCACCGACCCGATCACGCTGCCGCCGACGGCCAGCCTGCAGGCCGCCGAAGATATCATGAACAAGTTTCGCATCAGCGGCGTGCCGATCACCGAGAACCGTGACGGGCACAAGCGGCTGGTCGGCATCCTGACCAACCGCGATATTCGGTTCGTGGAGCCGGACGACCTGTCGCACCCGGTCAGCGAATTTATGACGAGCACCAACCTCGTCACCGCGCGCGTCGGTACAACGCTGGAAGAAGCCAAGCAGATCTTGCAGTCGCGCCGCATCGAGAAACTGCCGCTGGTCGACGGCGACGGTAACCTGATGGGGTTGATCACGGTCAAGGACATTCAGAAGAAGCGCGAATACCCGAACGCCGCCAAGGACCGCCGCGGGCGACTGCTGTGCGGCGCGGCCGTCGGCGTCGGCCCGGAGCTGGAAAAGCGCGTCGAAGCGCTGGTGGCCAAAGGCGTTGACGTCGTGGTCGTGGACACGGCGCACGGCCACTCGCTCGGCGTCGTGCGCGCCATCGAGAGAATCAAGGCGCACTGGCCCAGCCTGCCGGTCATCGCCGGCAACGTCATCTCCGCCGAAGGCGCCGAGGCGCTGATCACCGCCGGGGCCGATGCGATCAAGGTCGGCGTCGGCGCCGGCTCCATCTGCACCACGCGCATCATCAGCGGCGCCGGCATGCCGCAGATGTCGGCCATTTTCGAGTCGTCGCGCGTCGCCCGCCGCAAGGACATCCCGATTGTCGGCGACGGCGGCGTGAAGTTCAGCGGCGACATCGTGAAGGCGATCGTGGCCGGCGCCAATACCGTGATGCTGGGCAGCCTGCTGGGCGGTCTGGACGAGTCGCCGGGCGAGATCGTGCTGTACGAGGGCCGCCGCTTCAAGGAATATCGCGGCATGGGCAGCCTCGGCGCCATGCAGGGCTTCGGCAAGGACCGCTATGGCAGCGGCCAGGGCAGCGGCAAGCTGGTGCCCGAGGGCGTTGAGGGGCGCGTGCCGTACAAGGGCTCGCTGCGCGACGTGGTCTACCAGCTGGTGGGCGGCCTGCGCTCCGGCATGGGCTACGCCGGCGCCGCGTCGCTGGCCGACCTGCAGACGAAGACACGCCTGCGCCGCATCACCAACGCGGGCCTGATCGAGAGCCACCCGCACGACATTGTCATCACCAGGGAGTCGCCCAACTACCAGCGCACGACATGA
- a CDS encoding arginine deiminase, with translation MPKRYGVTSMVAPLRRVMVKRPAEQKAEAEAWREFGYYRPPDLARVASEHAHFVELLTEAGTEVLFVGDPQRERLDSIFVYDPVIMCGEGAIVCRMGKPLRRGEEHALAHSMMAEGVPIVATIRGEGTLEGGDTFWLDERTLVVGRTYRTNDDGIRQLQHALDSIAEVVKVTLPHWRGGGEILHLLSLISPVSEKLAVVHLPLMPIDLVDLLHSRGVELLPIPEEEFKTQASNILAVAPNRVIMLKGNPVTVRNLRERGVDVWEYEGQEISFNRDGGPTCLTRPLFRAYARDL, from the coding sequence ATGCCAAAACGCTACGGTGTTACGTCTATGGTCGCGCCGCTGCGGCGCGTGATGGTGAAACGGCCGGCCGAGCAGAAGGCCGAGGCCGAAGCCTGGCGCGAGTTCGGCTACTACCGCCCGCCCGACCTGGCGCGGGTGGCGAGCGAGCACGCGCACTTCGTCGAATTGCTGACCGAGGCCGGGACGGAGGTACTGTTCGTCGGCGACCCGCAGCGCGAGCGGCTCGATTCGATCTTCGTCTACGACCCGGTGATCATGTGCGGCGAGGGCGCCATCGTCTGCCGCATGGGCAAGCCGTTGCGGCGCGGCGAGGAGCACGCGCTGGCCCACTCGATGATGGCCGAGGGCGTGCCGATCGTGGCGACGATTCGCGGCGAGGGCACGCTGGAGGGCGGCGATACGTTCTGGCTCGACGAGCGCACTCTGGTCGTCGGGCGCACCTACCGCACCAATGACGACGGCATCCGCCAGTTGCAGCATGCGCTCGACAGCATCGCGGAGGTGGTCAAGGTGACGCTGCCGCACTGGCGTGGCGGCGGCGAGATCCTGCATCTGCTGTCCTTGATCAGCCCGGTCTCCGAGAAACTGGCGGTCGTGCATCTGCCGCTGATGCCAATCGACCTGGTCGACTTGTTGCACAGCCGCGGCGTCGAACTGCTACCCATTCCGGAAGAAGAGTTCAAGACGCAGGCGTCAAACATTCTGGCGGTCGCGCCCAACCGGGTCATCATGCTCAAGGGCAACCCAGTCACGGTGCGCAACCTGCGCGAGCGCGGCGTGGACGTGTGGGAGTACGAGGGCCAGGAGATTTCGTTCAACCGCGATGGCGGTCCGACCTGTCTGACCCGGCCGCTCTTCCGCGCCTACGCGCGCGACCTGTAG
- the purF gene encoding amidophosphoribosyltransferase: MTNPYQSDSPHEECGLIGIYAPNEDVARMAYFGLHALQHRGQEAAGIAVSDGVTAHIHKDVGLVTQIFTPQSLAPLQGHYAIGHTRYSTTGSSAARNAQPFLIETVHGPLAVAHNGNLVNIGELRRELLRRGVGLSSSSDSEVITMMLAGAPGDTWEERIQNAMQQWHGAYSLVILTQEDVFAVRDPWGFRPLSVGRLPSGGHAAASETGALRTLGCHVIREVKPGEIVTLNAGNLRVRQGMPAAEQPARCVFEHVYFSRPDSFWDGLSVHHVRQRLGEELARECPTEADVVVPVPDSSVPAAIGYARAAGIPYNDGFIKNRYIGRTFIQPTDSLRKQGIALKFNALPDNVRGQRVIMIDDSVVRGNTAGPLVKLLREAGAREVHLRLSCPPIAHPCFMGVDMGTYDELVAHRMTLEEMRDHFDCDSLHFLSLAGMMRAIDRQEGYCHACFTGLYPIDIDFAQTKTGFEKAIRG, translated from the coding sequence ATGACCAATCCATACCAGTCGGACAGCCCGCACGAAGAGTGCGGTCTGATTGGCATCTACGCGCCGAACGAAGACGTGGCGCGCATGGCGTACTTCGGCCTGCACGCGCTGCAGCATCGCGGGCAGGAAGCAGCCGGCATCGCGGTCTCGGACGGCGTCACGGCGCACATTCACAAGGACGTCGGGCTGGTCACGCAGATCTTCACGCCGCAAAGCCTCGCGCCGCTGCAGGGCCACTATGCCATCGGCCACACGCGCTACTCGACCACCGGCTCGTCGGCGGCGCGCAACGCCCAGCCGTTCCTGATTGAGACGGTGCACGGGCCGTTGGCGGTGGCGCACAACGGCAACCTCGTCAACATTGGCGAGTTGCGCCGCGAATTGCTCAGGCGGGGCGTCGGTCTCTCGTCGTCGTCCGACAGCGAGGTCATCACCATGATGCTGGCCGGCGCGCCCGGCGATACCTGGGAGGAGCGCATCCAGAACGCCATGCAGCAGTGGCATGGCGCCTACTCGCTGGTCATTCTGACGCAGGAAGACGTCTTTGCGGTGCGCGACCCGTGGGGCTTCCGGCCGCTGAGCGTCGGCCGTCTGCCGAGCGGCGGGCACGCGGCCGCATCCGAGACCGGCGCACTGCGCACGCTTGGCTGTCACGTCATCCGCGAAGTCAAGCCCGGCGAAATCGTCACGCTGAACGCCGGCAACCTGCGCGTTCGCCAGGGTATGCCCGCCGCCGAGCAGCCGGCGCGCTGCGTCTTCGAGCATGTCTATTTCTCGCGCCCGGACTCGTTCTGGGACGGCTTGAGCGTGCACCATGTGCGCCAGCGCCTCGGCGAGGAGTTGGCTCGCGAGTGCCCGACCGAGGCGGACGTCGTCGTGCCGGTGCCGGACTCGTCGGTGCCGGCGGCGATTGGCTATGCGCGCGCGGCCGGCATCCCGTACAACGACGGCTTCATCAAGAACCGCTACATCGGCCGGACGTTCATCCAGCCGACCGATTCGCTGCGCAAGCAGGGGATCGCGCTCAAGTTCAACGCCCTGCCGGACAACGTGCGGGGCCAGCGCGTCATCATGATCGATGACAGCGTGGTGCGCGGCAATACGGCCGGGCCGCTCGTCAAGCTCCTGCGCGAAGCCGGCGCGCGCGAGGTGCATTTGCGGCTCAGTTGTCCCCCCATCGCCCATCCCTGCTTCATGGGCGTGGACATGGGTACCTATGACGAACTGGTAGCGCACCGCATGACGCTCGAGGAGATGCGCGACCATTTCGATTGCGATTCACTGCACTTCCTGTCGCTCGCCGGCATGATGCGCGCCATCGACCGCCAGGAAGGATACTGCCACGCCTGTTTCACCGGCCTCTACCCGATCGACATCGACTTCGCGCAGACCAAGACCGGCTTCGAGAAGGCAATTCGCGGCTGA
- the purE gene encoding 5-(carboxyamino)imidazole ribonucleotide mutase produces the protein MATLQVGLIMGSRSDWETMQHAAQTLEQLGVAYETRVVSAHRTPDLLAEYARTAEARGLKVIIAGAGGAAHLPGMVAAHTILPVLGVPVESKALHGMDSLLSIVQMPAGVPVATFAIGRAGAVNAALYAAAILAHGDAQIREALRVYRATQTQSVLDHPDPREGAA, from the coding sequence ATGGCGACGCTACAAGTTGGCCTGATCATGGGATCGCGCTCGGATTGGGAGACGATGCAGCACGCTGCGCAGACGCTGGAACAACTCGGCGTGGCCTACGAGACGCGCGTCGTTTCCGCGCACCGCACGCCGGACCTGCTGGCGGAGTATGCGCGCACGGCTGAGGCGCGCGGCCTCAAAGTGATCATCGCCGGCGCGGGCGGCGCGGCGCACTTGCCCGGCATGGTCGCCGCGCATACTATTCTGCCTGTACTCGGGGTTCCGGTCGAGTCGAAGGCGCTGCACGGCATGGATTCGCTGTTGTCAATCGTCCAGATGCCGGCCGGCGTTCCGGTGGCGACATTCGCGATCGGCCGCGCCGGCGCGGTCAATGCCGCGCTGTACGCTGCCGCGATACTGGCACATGGCGACGCGCAAATCCGCGAGGCGCTAAGGGTCTACCGTGCCACCCAGACGCAGTCGGTGCTCGATCATCCCGATCCGCGCGAGGGCGCGGCCTAG
- the purN gene encoding phosphoribosylglycinamide formyltransferase, translating into MPMTSPKRFVVLISGNGTNLQAILDACASGELPAQVVAVVSNNADAFGLERARKAGVPALVLAKRKAQERRVYDAALADLVEPYRPDYVVLAGWMRILSSAFIGRFPNQIINLHPALPGMFPGTDAIGRALDAYRRGEVRETGVMIHRVPDEGVDNGPVLAQAVVPIHADDTLELLSQRVHAVEHGLLVGALRQLVQRAG; encoded by the coding sequence ATGCCAATGACGTCACCCAAACGCTTCGTCGTCTTGATTAGCGGCAACGGCACCAACCTGCAGGCGATTCTGGACGCCTGCGCATCCGGCGAACTGCCGGCGCAGGTCGTGGCCGTTGTATCGAACAACGCCGACGCCTTCGGGCTGGAACGCGCGCGGAAGGCCGGCGTCCCGGCGCTCGTGCTGGCCAAGCGCAAGGCACAGGAACGGCGCGTCTACGACGCCGCGCTGGCCGACCTCGTGGAGCCGTACCGCCCCGACTATGTCGTGCTCGCCGGGTGGATGCGCATCCTCTCGTCGGCGTTCATTGGACGCTTCCCAAATCAGATCATCAACCTGCATCCCGCCCTGCCCGGCATGTTTCCCGGCACCGATGCGATCGGGCGCGCGTTGGACGCATACCGGCGCGGCGAGGTGCGCGAAACCGGCGTGATGATCCATCGCGTGCCCGACGAGGGCGTGGACAACGGGCCGGTGCTGGCCCAGGCTGTGGTGCCGATACACGCCGACGACACGCTGGAGTTGTTGTCCCAGCGCGTACATGCCGTCGAGCACGGTTTGCTCGTCGGTGCGCTGCGCCAACTTGTGCAAAGAGCCGGATAG
- a CDS encoding LLM class flavin-dependent oxidoreductase — protein sequence MKYGFVMPFADARAAADLARDAERAGWDGFFVWEPVWGVDAWVSLAAAAMQTERIRLGTMISPLSRMRPWKLAGETVAVDRLSNGRTILSVGLGAVDTGFAEFGEVTDRKARAELLDEGLDVLTGLWSGQPFKYAGKHYHVHELGFMPPPPPVQQPRIPIWVVGAWGSQKSMARALKFDGILPQVLDPKARQATVDEVRAIRDYVREHRSPDSPFDIIVEGETPGDDLARAAAQVQPWAAAGATWWIESRWMANDQPDVYGVVQRRIAQGPPGK from the coding sequence ATGAAATACGGATTTGTAATGCCGTTTGCCGATGCGCGTGCCGCCGCCGATCTGGCGCGCGATGCGGAGCGCGCCGGCTGGGACGGCTTCTTCGTCTGGGAGCCGGTCTGGGGCGTCGATGCCTGGGTCTCGCTGGCCGCCGCGGCGATGCAGACCGAGCGCATCCGGCTCGGCACCATGATCTCGCCGCTGTCGCGCATGCGCCCGTGGAAGCTGGCCGGCGAGACGGTCGCGGTTGACCGCCTCTCCAATGGCCGCACGATCCTGTCCGTCGGGCTGGGCGCTGTCGACACCGGCTTCGCCGAGTTCGGCGAGGTGACCGACCGCAAGGCGCGCGCCGAGTTGCTCGACGAGGGGCTCGACGTTCTGACGGGACTGTGGTCCGGGCAGCCGTTCAAGTACGCGGGCAAGCACTACCATGTGCACGAACTCGGATTCATGCCGCCCCCGCCGCCCGTGCAGCAGCCGCGCATCCCGATCTGGGTCGTCGGCGCGTGGGGCAGCCAAAAGTCGATGGCGCGAGCGCTGAAGTTCGACGGCATCCTGCCGCAGGTGCTGGACCCCAAAGCACGCCAGGCGACCGTGGATGAAGTGCGCGCCATCCGCGACTACGTCAGGGAGCACCGCTCGCCTGATAGCCCGTTCGATATCATCGTCGAGGGCGAAACGCCCGGCGACGACCTGGCACGCGCCGCCGCGCAGGTACAGCCGTGGGCCGCTGCCGGTGCGACCTGGTGGATAGAATCGCGCTGGATGGCCAACGACCAGCCCGACGTGTACGGCGTCGTGCAGCGGCGCATCGCGCAAGGCCCACCTGGAAAGTGA
- a CDS encoding phosphoribosylaminoimidazolesuccinocarboxamide synthase produces the protein MIDSSVIRAHLPLALGETHLPLPGRVAGKVRDSYPLGNDRRLLITTDRLSAFDRILAQVPFKGQALNELARWWFAETVDIVANHVIAVPDPNALIAREAVPFPVEVVVRGYITGVTSTALWRRYELGEREIYGYHFREGLYKNEALPEPIITPTTKGGATGHDERITRADVVKHGLVDAATWEAIQVAALALFRRGQAVARRAGLILVDTKYEFGRGTDGRLLLIDEVHTPDSSRFWLAASYPERFAHSEEPENFDKEFVRLAYARYDYRGDGEPPVMPDELWVEASIRYITIYEMLTGRPFRLGAYPVEPRLTDNLRRAGVIA, from the coding sequence ATGATCGACTCCAGCGTGATTCGCGCGCACCTGCCGCTGGCGCTGGGCGAAACGCATCTGCCGCTGCCCGGCCGCGTGGCCGGCAAGGTGCGCGATAGCTACCCGCTGGGCAACGACCGGCGGCTGCTCATCACGACCGACCGCCTCTCGGCGTTCGACCGCATCCTGGCGCAGGTGCCGTTCAAAGGGCAGGCGCTTAACGAACTGGCGCGCTGGTGGTTTGCCGAGACGGTGGACATCGTCGCCAACCATGTCATCGCCGTGCCCGACCCCAACGCGCTGATCGCGCGCGAAGCCGTGCCGTTCCCGGTGGAAGTCGTCGTGCGCGGCTACATCACCGGCGTAACGTCGACCGCGCTCTGGCGCCGATACGAGCTTGGCGAGCGCGAGATTTACGGCTACCATTTCCGCGAGGGACTCTACAAAAACGAGGCGCTGCCGGAGCCGATCATCACGCCGACCACCAAGGGCGGCGCGACCGGTCACGACGAGCGCATCACGCGCGCCGACGTCGTGAAACACGGCCTCGTCGATGCGGCGACCTGGGAGGCGATCCAGGTCGCCGCGCTGGCGCTCTTCCGGCGCGGGCAGGCGGTCGCGCGCCGCGCCGGGCTGATCCTCGTGGACACCAAGTACGAGTTCGGGCGTGGAACCGACGGGCGGCTGCTGCTGATCGACGAAGTGCACACGCCGGATTCGTCGCGCTTCTGGCTGGCTGCGTCGTACCCGGAACGCTTTGCGCACAGCGAGGAGCCGGAGAACTTCGACAAAGAGTTCGTGCGGCTGGCCTACGCCAGGTACGACTATCGCGGCGACGGCGAGCCGCCCGTCATGCCGGACGAGCTCTGGGTGGAGGCGAGCATTCGCTACATTACGATCTACGAGATGCTGACGGGGAGGCCGTTCCGCCTCGGCGCGTACCCGGTCGAGCCGCGACTGACAGACAATTTGCGCCGCGCGGGGGTGATAGCGTAA
- a CDS encoding phosphoribosylformylglycinamidine cyclo-ligase has product MSVQPPPGTYAAAGVNIDAGNRAVALMRDAVRSTYDARVLSGIGAFGGLFDASELQRMRAPALVASTDGVGTKVKIAAQAGRYRSVGHDIVNHCVNDILVQGARPLFFLDYVASSRLNAEMIAEIVTGMAEACRGAGCALLGGETAEMPGVYEAGEFDVAGTIVGVVERDRMLPRAGVRPGDVLVGLASNGPHTNGYSLIRRIFDGVPLATVFPEIGRPLADALLAPHRSYLPVLAQALASDASPVKALAHLTGGGFIENIPRVLPDGVQARVRAGSWPVPPLFQVIQSRGEIDRAEMFRVFNMGIGMVVVVAREDVAAFRSQINEETYIIGELAAGARGVELEGR; this is encoded by the coding sequence ATGAGCGTGCAACCGCCGCCCGGCACTTACGCTGCCGCCGGCGTCAACATCGACGCCGGCAATCGCGCCGTCGCGCTGATGCGCGATGCCGTGCGCTCGACGTACGACGCGCGCGTGCTGTCCGGCATCGGCGCATTCGGCGGCCTGTTCGACGCGTCCGAGCTTCAGCGCATGCGCGCCCCGGCGCTGGTCGCCAGCACGGACGGCGTCGGCACCAAGGTCAAGATCGCCGCGCAGGCCGGGCGCTACCGCTCGGTCGGGCACGATATCGTCAACCACTGTGTCAACGACATCCTGGTGCAGGGTGCGCGCCCGCTGTTCTTCCTCGATTATGTGGCGTCCAGCCGGCTCAACGCTGAGATGATCGCGGAGATCGTCACCGGCATGGCCGAGGCCTGCCGGGGCGCCGGCTGCGCCCTGCTCGGCGGCGAGACGGCGGAGATGCCCGGCGTCTATGAGGCCGGTGAGTTCGACGTCGCAGGCACCATCGTCGGCGTGGTCGAGCGCGACCGCATGCTGCCGCGCGCCGGCGTCCGCCCGGGCGACGTGCTGGTTGGCCTGGCGTCCAACGGTCCGCACACCAACGGCTACTCGCTGATCCGCCGCATCTTCGACGGCGTGCCGCTGGCCACGGTTTTCCCGGAGATTGGCCGGCCGCTGGCCGACGCGCTGCTGGCCCCGCACCGCTCGTATCTGCCGGTGCTCGCCCAGGCGCTGGCGTCTGACGCCTCGCCCGTGAAGGCGCTGGCGCACCTGACCGGCGGGGGCTTCATCGAGAACATCCCGCGTGTCTTGCCGGACGGTGTGCAAGCGCGCGTGCGCGCCGGCAGTTGGCCGGTGCCGCCGCTTTTTCAGGTCATTCAGTCGCGCGGCGAAATCGACCGCGCAGAGATGTTTCGCGTCTTCAACATGGGTATCGGCATGGTCGTCGTCGTGGCACGCGAGGATGTTGCCGCGTTCCGGTCGCAAATCAACGAAGAGACCTATATCATCGGCGAACTGGCTGCCGGCGCGCGCGGCGTCGAGTTGGAGGGGCGATGA
- a CDS encoding 5-(carboxyamino)imidazole ribonucleotide synthase — translation MTGATTVGVLGGGQLGRMLALAGLPLGLRFRFLDPSPDAPMRHLATQITGAYDDRDALAKLVDSVDVLTYEFENVPVAVAEQLARTHLVFPPARALAVAQDRLVEKQFFRSLAIESPPFAAVDDRASLTAAVRQIGLPAVLKTRRLGYDGKGQVVLRSDAELDGAWQALGGAHLILEGFVPFRHELSILAVRSRDGAVATYPLVENHHRDGVLRLSLAPAPDSAHLQAQAEAIATQALNALSYVGVLAIELFEMDGRLLVNEMAPRVHNSGHWTIEGAQTSQFANHIRAIMGWPLGSTEARGCAAMVNLVGIIPPMIDVLNIQGAYLHLYDKEPRPNRKVGHVTLLRDSAEELKHAVARVQALIGEQHLTSPGDL, via the coding sequence ATGACGGGCGCAACGACCGTCGGCGTGCTCGGCGGCGGGCAGTTGGGACGCATGCTGGCGCTGGCCGGATTGCCGCTCGGCCTGCGCTTCCGCTTCCTCGACCCGTCGCCCGACGCGCCGATGCGTCATCTGGCAACGCAGATCACCGGCGCATACGACGATCGTGACGCCTTGGCCAAACTGGTGGACAGCGTCGACGTGCTGACGTACGAGTTCGAGAATGTGCCGGTCGCCGTGGCGGAGCAGTTGGCCCGCACGCACCTGGTATTCCCGCCGGCGCGCGCGCTGGCCGTTGCGCAGGACCGGCTCGTCGAGAAGCAGTTTTTCCGGTCGCTCGCTATCGAGTCGCCGCCTTTTGCCGCTGTGGATGATCGCGCATCGCTCACGGCGGCCGTGCGGCAGATCGGCTTGCCCGCCGTGCTCAAGACGCGGCGACTCGGTTACGATGGCAAAGGCCAGGTCGTGCTGCGCTCCGATGCTGAATTGGATGGGGCATGGCAGGCGCTCGGCGGCGCCCATTTGATTCTGGAAGGCTTTGTCCCGTTCCGGCACGAGTTGTCGATACTGGCGGTTCGCTCCCGTGACGGCGCGGTGGCGACCTATCCGCTGGTCGAGAATCACCACCGCGACGGCGTCCTGCGCTTGTCGCTCGCGCCGGCGCCGGACAGCGCGCACTTGCAGGCGCAGGCCGAGGCGATTGCCACACAGGCGTTGAATGCGCTATCCTATGTCGGTGTGCTGGCCATTGAGCTGTTTGAAATGGACGGGCGCCTGCTGGTCAACGAGATGGCGCCGCGCGTGCACAATTCCGGACACTGGACTATCGAAGGCGCGCAGACCAGCCAGTTTGCCAATCATATTCGCGCCATCATGGGCTGGCCGCTCGGATCAACCGAGGCGCGCGGCTGCGCCGCCATGGTCAATCTGGTCGGCATCATCCCGCCCATGATCGACGTGTTGAACATTCAGGGTGCGTACCTGCACCTGTATGACAAAGAGCCGCGCCCAAACCGCAAGGTCGGGCATGTCACGCTGCTGCGCGACAGCGCCGAAGAACTGAAGCACGCTGTTGCGCGGGTGCAGGCACTGATCGGTGAGCAACACCTCACAAGTCCTGGAGACCTGTGA
- the purD gene encoding phosphoribosylamine--glycine ligase, which produces MNVLIVGSGGREHALAWQAAQSPRLTALFVAPGNVGTAALPGGRVRNVPIRASDTPALVAFARENDVQLVIVGPEDPLAAGLADELRAAGVAVFGPSRAAAQIEASKAYAKAFMARHGIPTARFGVFTDFYDAVGHLLAIDYPVVIKASGLAAGKGVIVPDCADDAEKALRQIMLDHAFGTAGDQVVIEERLSGEEVSLLAFCDGTTVRVMPPAQDHKRQRDNDEGPNTGGMGADAPAPACPPALAAELGASILQRAVDGMRAEGHPFVGTLFAGLMLTADGPRVLEYNCRFGDPETEALMPLLDSDLLDVAEACAHGRLADVDVRWKSGAAACVIMASGGYPDRYPTGLPISGLDRPIENAFVFHAGTRADGDRVVTAGGRVLAVTGWGDDIAQALSRAYRAVDGIQFEGAQFRRDIGTRALKREAGA; this is translated from the coding sequence TTGAATGTTCTGATTGTCGGTTCCGGCGGCCGCGAGCATGCGCTGGCCTGGCAGGCGGCGCAGTCGCCGCGGCTGACCGCGCTGTTCGTCGCGCCGGGCAACGTCGGCACCGCCGCACTGCCCGGCGGCCGCGTGCGAAACGTGCCGATCCGCGCCAGCGACACCCCGGCACTCGTGGCCTTCGCCCGCGAGAACGATGTGCAGCTCGTCATCGTCGGCCCGGAAGATCCGCTGGCCGCCGGTCTGGCAGACGAACTGCGCGCGGCCGGCGTGGCCGTGTTCGGCCCGTCCCGCGCCGCCGCCCAGATCGAAGCGTCCAAGGCGTACGCCAAAGCGTTCATGGCACGGCACGGCATTCCGACCGCACGCTTCGGCGTGTTCACGGATTTCTATGACGCCGTGGGGCACTTGCTTGCGATCGACTATCCCGTAGTTATCAAGGCGTCCGGCTTGGCCGCCGGCAAAGGCGTCATCGTGCCGGACTGCGCCGACGACGCCGAAAAGGCGCTGCGCCAGATTATGCTCGACCACGCGTTCGGCACGGCCGGCGACCAGGTCGTGATCGAGGAACGATTGAGCGGCGAAGAGGTGTCGCTGCTCGCCTTCTGCGACGGCACGACCGTGCGTGTCATGCCGCCGGCGCAGGACCACAAACGCCAGCGCGACAACGATGAAGGACCGAATACCGGAGGGATGGGCGCGGACGCTCCCGCGCCCGCCTGCCCGCCCGCGCTCGCCGCCGAGTTGGGCGCGTCGATCTTGCAGCGCGCCGTGGACGGCATGCGCGCGGAAGGGCACCCGTTCGTCGGCACGCTCTTCGCCGGGCTAATGCTGACGGCTGACGGACCGCGCGTGCTGGAATACAACTGCCGCTTCGGCGACCCGGAGACTGAGGCGCTCATGCCGCTGCTCGACAGCGATCTGCTCGACGTTGCGGAGGCGTGCGCGCATGGCCGTCTCGCCGATGTGGACGTACGCTGGAAGTCCGGCGCGGCCGCGTGCGTCATCATGGCATCGGGCGGCTACCCCGATCGCTACCCGACCGGCCTGCCGATTAGCGGACTCGATCGCCCGATTGAAAACGCGTTCGTCTTTCATGCCGGGACGCGCGCCGATGGCGACCGCGTCGTCACCGCCGGCGGGCGCGTGCTGGCCGTCACCGGCTGGGGCGACGATATCGCGCAAGCGTTGTCCCGCGCCTATCGCGCCGTGGACGGCATCCAGTTCGAGGGCGCGCAGTTCCGGCGCGACATCGGCACGCGGGCCTTGAAGCGCGAGGCCGGCGCATGA